Part of the Capsicum annuum cultivar UCD-10X-F1 chromosome 12, UCD10Xv1.1, whole genome shotgun sequence genome is shown below.
CTAAGTGGCATGAGGAGAGGGAAGGGTCAAGAAATGAGTTTAGGAAGGTTTTGGATACGCAGCCGGAGAATTGGCAGGCTGTTGTGCAAGCTTTCGAGAGGATCAAGAAGGTATTATGTTCATTGAGATGTCGTTGAATTTAGTTTTCGTGCATTGCTCGtagatttattttattgttttgttgtagtttctttTCTGTTCTGTTACTATCTATTGCCttgttgtagtttttgttttgttactatctattgtttttgttattagttgTTTATTGTACCCTTGTTATGTCTTTAGCTGGACTGGTTTTTCTTGAGCCTAGGATTTATCGAAAGCAACCTCGACCTTTGAACCTTTGAGGTTGGGATAAGGTCTGCGTAAACTCTATCCTCTCTAGACCCCACTCTGTGGGATTAAACTAGGTATGATGTTGTTCTTGCGTTACTCATAGCTCCTTGAGGTGTAATTCCAATAAGGTTATACGAAAACAATGAAGTAAGATAAGGAAATGGAATTCTAAGTACATAGTATGGGATTAgttcttataacaatagttttGGTGCTAACTTAGTGTATGCTAATGTGTTTTTACTAATGAGTAAGTGATAGTCTTGGCGGTATTAGCAAAGCTTAAACTTGATTCTGCGGAAGTGACGTGGGCTGTGGACATGTTTCATAAGTAGTGCATGgattttttacttgattatttttCATAACATGTACTGGTTAAGTTCATAGGAAAACAATGAAGTATGATAAGGAATTGGAATTCTATGTCTCGTAGTATGGGATTAgttcttataacaatagttttGGTGCCAACTCTGTGTATGCTTATGTGTTTTTACTAATGAGTAAAGTGACAGTCTTGGCTATATTAGCAAAGCGTAAACTAGATTTCGCTGAAGTGTAACGTACGGTGTGGACATGTTTCAGAAGCAGTGAATggtttctttacttggatattTTTCTAGCATCTTAGAGATTTTGTTGGttgactcttttcttttttgtgcCCAAGAGAATTGGAATTTAGGGCAAAATATCATTTTGAGTCTGACATGCTAATAATGCTACCATTTTTAGGCTGCAAAACAAAGGGAATTACTTTTCTTTCAGTAGAATTTTGTTACACCAAAGAATGTTAAATTTTCCGTGCATTTTGGTTGTTCATTCTGTGCAAGCTTCAACTGGATTTAGCTTATCAGTGCCATAGACACACTTATTTGCCAATATTTTATGGTGAACAGAAGGATGCAGTAATATGGTGTTGCccagaacaaaaaaaatactaatataaaGTTCCTAGGTGATCTGCTTGATCTTAGCACTATTACATTTGGTTACCAAAAGCAAGTCCAAGAGTACTGGACACATAATTCCAAATTTTAAGTTTATGGTTTATGGATCACAACTCAGCAAGACTTCTCTGTgggaccccccccccccaaataaaGGAGACCTGTCTAGTCAAATAGGCTTTTGCTTATTGGGTACtagataaattatttatacatattaaataaacTACTCAATAAAATGCAGGATATGGGTTCTGCTGAACCTGTAATTTGAACTTTAGATCTGTCCCTGTCCATATGAGTTCCTAAACACTTACGTGCTGCGATAATCATTTCTTTATTAGTTATGCATCTTATTTTTCAGTTGCCTCTTTGAAGGTTTTCTCAGCGTTGTTTCTTGTTTGCTCCAGAAACCTACCCATATATTGAAGATACTTATGGAAGATATCATACTCCATTGAGACTTATTACTTCTATGTCCTGCATTATGTGTCCCTTTTCCTTTCATGGGTTGCCTAAAGTGGTGTCACTTTTCTTATAATGGATTCTTTTTTCATTACTCGTTCTTCTACAAGATCATTGGCTGTTGCATTTTTTGTGTAAGGCTAAGAATTTAGAACAATATCAATTGCATTATGTCATGGCCTACTCTCTAATTAAACTGTGTGAAAAACAATACTGAACAGACAATGATAGAAAACTAACCAATTATAAATTCATAGAGATTTTGACAGATCTCTTCTTGCAAGCCATATGCTTTACCACGTTTCTTTTTCTCCCCTAAGATGCCTTCAAGGCTTTGTTAATAGGGTAAAAAAGAGTCTAGTGAGTTTAATCATTGAGACTGGTTCACATGAAAATCTTATAAATAGCTTCATGTTAGAACTAGTATACTTGATTGATTGGATTTATCCTACGACTTATACTGGTAGTACCATTCAGCCATTTTGATggttttcaattaatttttgtgtcaagttatgTCATGTCCATCAAATGATACTCCGTCTGACCCATTTTATGCAAATGAATTTAAGTTGTTGAAACTTTTGAATGTTGTACAGGATAATATTGTTAGTAGGATGATGGCTAACATTCTGGACCCCATAATAGAAAGAGTATTATATATCAGTATACAGGTTTTAATattgccaaaaatatgatttctCATTAATGCAAAATGTCAATGTGATTATCAAATGACAAAAAGGTCATCTATATTCTTGCTATATGCTATATCTGTTCGAGTCTCATAAGCTTCTCCTCTATGAAACACTGGATTTTACTTCGGTTGACAGGTAATTAGCTAATTTATACTCGAAGTGGGTAAAGTACAACGTGCTTCTGCAGCGCTCTTGATCATATTCTTTCAGAGGAAGTGATACCTTCTTTTTGTAGCCATCCAGGAAAGAGTTTGGTTTAATGGTGAACTATTATGGACGGCGCGGTGACATGCATCGTGCACGTGAAACCTTTGAAAAGATGCGTGCTCGAGGGATAGAGCCAACTGTTCATGTATATACCAAGTAAGTTCCCCTCTCAAACTGTTGCTTCAGTTTCTATTAGCATTTTGTCAAGTAAAATGTTATCGGAAAATTACTCCTTGACGACGTTTGTGAGTACATATGTTGAAAGCCAGTGTATTTTGCACCATCcagttttgaaattctttttcgGAATGGAAGCCAGTGCTCATTGCTCGCTTCCTCTTCTTATCTTCTGATTAGGACAATTGACCATAATCCTGTCGGAATTTGGTCGATTAGCTACTGTCTAGGCTTCTTCCACTTTCtgctatttttagtttttctgtattttggtactttttacttaattttgcATATCCTGTTTGTATTCACGCCTAACAAATAATTCGTACATCAATTAAGAATCTTGTCTAGGCCCTAGGTTAGGAGTTTGGGGTTAGGAGTTATAAACAACtgttttacttatttcatttttattgttatttttttcattattgatTATTCACATTGTTCTGTTGACATAATTATTCTTGCTGAAACTTTTTCTTTTCCCAAGATTTGAAGATGAGTTCCTTAGTTCCTTCATCGGTTTCATAGTTTTTGctccttcattttcttttttctcttactcGAAAAAGGAAATTTTCCGTCGATGCAGAGGTTGGAAATATTTATTCACTGTAAATACTCAAAAATGTTCTGTTCATTCTCTTAGTATGACTAAAGCATCTTGAAATTTTTATAACTCATTGGATTGGGTTTCAAGTTCGTTGCtcaaaaagttttaattttaccATTTTCTCTGTATTGCTGTTGCAGCCTCATCCATGCTTATGCAGTGGCTAGAGACATGGAAGAAGCACTATCTTGTGTGAGGAGAATGAAAGATGAAGGAATTGAAATGAGTCTGGTGACTCACAGCATCATTGTTGATGGATTTGCTAAACTGGGCAATATAGAGTGAGGAGTCGACCTGTCTTTATTTGTTATTCACCTAGATTTGTCTCTGGTCATCTCTTCTTTTAAAGCTTGTCTGTGTTGATATTTTGATTTCACATTTCCATTGAATTTTTGTAAGGCTGTATAGTTTGAAAGAGTATTTCTCTCATTTTAATCTCGGTTTAGTACATGACCTTGGAAatgtaaaactaaaaactaagttTGAAGTTAAAATTTCAACCTTAAGTCGACTAACGGTTCTATTGATTAAGTTGTAAATGTGGATGTATTAACTGTGCATAattctattaatgatttatttattggaaaatagaaatatgtaACTTATTTCTATGTTTAATATAATGTGTATAGTTATAATAGCTATATTGGTTGCCGACACAACCCcttgtatttttgtcttttctcaaTGCAGTCGCTCGTGACATAATTGAAACTGATAGTACACAATTACATTTTGCCACAATATAGTCTCAATTGTATGCTGGAGTAATAAGTCTGATTTGAGGTCAATACATGGTACCTGGACGGGCTGGAGCAATGTCTTCACGCGAAAGCTAGTTTTGTGCTATAAATATTTTTCGGGGAAACAAGTTATCTCAACTTTTGTTTCTATTACTTGGTGACAACCTTGTTCCTAATCTGTCATTTCTTGTTCATGTTTGTGGAAGAGCTGCAGAGCGATGGTTTAAGGAGGCTAAAGAGAGGCATCCGACTTTAAATGAAATTATATATGGCAGCATCATCTATGCTAACTGgtgtgttttctttgaaattttggccttcccatttttcaattttaagttggaTTTCATCATGGTCTTATATTATGCATGCAACTTCAAACTAGCAAACCATTTTTCTAGTTCCCACTGTTCGAAGAAATTCTACTTTCTTCACATTCCCTGATATTTCATGCATGTTTCTTGGATATCATTGCAAGTTAATGCTATCTGTTTGATTTTTAATGAACTGCCAGCCAAACATTCAATATGGACCGAGCTGAAGAGTTGGTTAGGGAGATGGAGGAAGAGGGTATTGATGCTCCAATTGATATCTATCATATCATGATGGATGGTTATACTTCGATAGGAAATGAGGACAAATGTCTCATTGTATTTGACAGACTCAAGGTAAGTACTATTCAGTATAACTGTATAGATGAATGAAACATACTTATGCTTGGTCAAATTTTTTTCTGTATTCCAGACAGTTTAGATGAATATGGAAAATTTTCAACCTACAAAACTGAATGCATGATGTCACGGTTTAATATGGTTTCTCCCCATACATTATACATTCtatctataggccaaatatcttAGGTACTTTATTGAGGAAGGGGAGTAAGAATTCGTTGGAACTTCAGTAAGACAAGAAAACTCTTCATACAGAAGGATGATATTAGCGCCTcattacttttttcttatttttataagaGCCTTTCTTAACAATGTTTTAAAAGGTGAAAGAATAAAAACCTTTCTGACAAGTGTTTTAATATGAAATAGGACTTCTGAGTTGAAACCTTGCAATGGTCATGGACAGCATTACGTGCTTTGAATCTTTATTTTGCATTGCTGAATTAACTAATGTGGTATTGTAATTTCTCTTGCAAGGAGTGTGGATTTACACCTTCAGTTGTCAGCTACGGATGTTTAATGAATCTCTATATCAAGGTGCCCTTTTGTCGTTGCTGTTAGTGTATTTGTAACTTCCATTCATTAGCATACTGATTTTATTTTTGTGCGTCTTTGGCAAGATATTCTTGGTTCAATACCTGTAACAGAGTTCATGTAAATAGTAGCAATGGGCGAAGGGGATAATTTAGATCTACTATGAGTTGGGACCCTGGCCTCCAACGTAAGACCCCAGGGCGTGCCTCAAACCAAAAATGCAACAATATAGTTGACTTAGCTTGTGGAATTCTTGAACCACTAAATTCTTGCAATTTGTAACCATCAAGTCTGCACAAGGGGCCGGAGACTAGAGTCACGTGCATTAAGTCAAAGAGTTATTTTACTAAATTGAATTGCTTGGTCATATTATCTGTATTCTCGCTAATTTCCCTTTTATTGCAAATTGAAAAAATGTCGTCTTCAACATTGTTCATGTCTTAGAGTAACATGTGTCATATTCTATCTTGATAGTCTCTATTTTAATGTTATTGCTTTCTCTCTGACTTTTACAGCTTTCCTGGTTTTTTATTCTATGTAAAAACGAACAACATCTGGTAAAGTGTTATTAAGTATCAATTCAACACTCAAATTGGTATCCTAAATCATTTATTTCTCCCCCTTATCAGAAAAATATGTTACTATTTGCATGGTCTAAAGCTATGGAATACCTGCAATATGAAAACGTTAGTCCATTTGGGCTTATACTTCTAGTAATTAATAACCTGAGGCAGATCTAAGATTTAAACTTGGTGGGTTCGGCCTTTAAGGTTCTAGCCCTGAATCATTATACAAAATTATGAGGGGTTCAGATCTTGTGCATGTTGAAATTTTTGTGGataatcacacacacacacacatatgcaTGCTCCACATTTAAAATATTGGGTTTGGATGAACCCGGTGCCAAAAGGTTGCATCTGCCCCTGCAATACAATATATTGAATTGCTGATAAATTGTTACACAActtaattcatttgaaatttgTAAATTGATCTTATACTGTAGCAGGTTGGTAAAGTCTCCAAAGCTTTTGAGGTCAGTGAAATGATGAAGTTGGCTGGCATAAAGCATAACATGAAGACATATTCCATGTTGATCAACGGATTCATTAATTTGGAAGATTGGGCAAATGCTTTTGCAATTTTTGAGGATGTGATAAGAGATGGCTTGAAGCCAGATGTagtcctttataataatattatcagAGCATTTTGTGGCATGGGTAACATGGATCGTGCTGTAAGTATAGTTGAGGAAATGAAAAGGGAGAGGCATAGACCTACTTCACGGACTTTTATGCCGATTATACATGCCTTTGCTAAAGCTGGAGAAATAAGAAAAGCACTTGACGTTTTTGATATGATGAGGAGGAGTGGGTGCATACCAACTGTTCAGACTTACAATGCATTAATTCTTGGCCTAGTTGAGAAGTGTAAGGTAAATCTAAGTGCTAGAACCTAGTTCGCATTTAAACAAGCGTAAAAAAGAGGGCATATTTGTGTTACTTGTCCATTGCTAAAAAGGGTACTGGATAGGGCATGTGTGCTGACTGATAGGTTCCCGTgatttatatacatatttcaaACTTTTAAGTACCTGCCTAAAAGACCCAATGAACCACCAAGAATTTGCATGAAAATACTTTCTTGTGGGACTTCCACGTCACCGCTTATCTGCACCTCCTGTAGAAAGTTAAAAGAGAAGAACAACTTTCTCTCATTATCCATTCTGCTTGGGTTGACTGAGAATTATTGTCAGAAGCTGTGGAACTAATCAAATGGATTATGTTGCTTTATGTCTCTATTATGCATAGGAAACCATCATAATTAGAAGATCTATATGACCAATTCCAGCAAATGAAATCACATACCAAATTGCTGATTCTACATGAAAAGGCACTCTGACTGTCAACTGGAGAGTGCTTTCTTGCTGCTTCCATATATTAGAAAATCTTTTTACTGTACAGCCTTTACTAGAAAACGCGGGTAGCTCTCAAAGAAGGGAAACAAACAAGAGAAACCTTCATTGACCACTTAAACAGAAATAAATTGGTCTATAGCTGGTGTCGACGTAGCAAACTGTGGACAGTATTACCATAAAATGCCATGTGGGTGTTAAGGATCagcaactttatttttttaattaaaaaaaggagtTATGTTAGGTGATCTTGTAGAATCGAACTTGAATTTGGCTAACCAAATATGCAAATATTGATGTTCTATTAATAATAAATAGCTTGTGAATTTCTAGATGGCTTTAAATGTTAGATGTAGTTTTAAATGGATTTGCAGGATCACCATGTTCTTCATATACATCCTCTTATTCCGGGGTTAGGAAGGGCTTAGAACCTTTGTGTGATTGAACTCCTTACCTACGGATTCAATGTTCATAGTGGCGCCTGTAATACCATGTTAGAAAATTTCAGTCCTATTGAATTTCTTTCTGTTGACCCTTTTCATTTGTTTGCCTACTTGATGCAGATGGAGAAAGCTGTGGAAGTTTTAGATGAGATGTTGCTTGCAGGAATTAGGCCAAATGAACGGACATATACAACCATTATGGATGGTTATGCATCTGTTGGTGATACAGGAAAAgcttttgaatatttttctagaattaaAGATGAGGGTCTGGTGCTtgacatatatacatatgaggCATTACTCAAGGCATGTTGTAAATCAGGCAGGATGCAAAGTGCTTTGGCAGTGACAAAAGAAATGAGTGCCAAAAACATCCCGAGGAACACCTATGTGTACAACATATTAATTGACGGGTATGGCCTCCACATACTTGTTTGGTATCTGCTTGCAAACTATTTGTAGCATAGTTTTTATTTGGTGGTAAATTCTGATTAGCACATTTCTTTTAACTGATATATCCCCTTCTATTGGATGATATTTTGGCTTCCGTATGGCTATCTTTGTAGAAGGTATCCGATCATAATTGCTATATTTTCCTTCTCTATGCAGATGGGCTCGAAGAGGTGATGTTTGGGAGGCTGCTGacctgatgcaacaaatgagGCAAGAAGGGGTTCAACCTGACATCCATACGTATACGTCTTTTGTAAATGCTTGTTGTAAAGCTGGAGACATGCAGGTATCCCATTTGATGATATATACGACTGTGGATGCATTTATATTGCTAATTCAGCTTTCATAAAACGCCTGCAGATGGATATGTTGATCTCATTTGTTGCTTTTTGTACTGTTACAATTGAGTTGGTTTAACTTTTAGTAGATGTGCTTTATACTATGTTTGAGCCATGTAGCGTCTAAGATTACCAACTTCATGGCTGTACTATAGCTTGCCatagtaaatatatatgcatCAGATGCTAGTCGGAATTTGAGGTGTAGTTGCTTTGAGTCATTATTTGCTCTGCTTATCTTGGCCAAAGAATGTATGTTCTTTCTTTTCCCAGATATCCAGATGGCTACAATCAATTTGTTTTGTTTCAGAAAGCGACAAACACAATTGCAGAGATGAAAAGGGTTGGGGTTAAACCTAATGTTAAAACCTACACCACTCTCATACACGGTTGGGCACGGGCTTCACTTCCCGAAAAGGCTTTAAAATGCTTTGAAGAGATGAAGCAATCTGGTTTGAAGCCAGACAAAGCCGTATATCATTGTTTAATGACATCACTGTTGTCAAGGGCCACAGTTGCTGAATCTTACATTATAGCGGGGATCCACCGCGTTTGTGAGGAGATGGTTGAGTCTGGATTGACTGTTGACATGGGAACTGCAGTTCATTGGTCCAGATGCTTGCGCAAGATTGAGAGGACCGGAGGTGATTTAACAGAAGCACTTCAAAAGACCTTCCCTCCTGATTGGAATTCCCACAGAAATCTTAATGCAGCTTCAAATGATACTGGGAATAATGAAGGGTTAAGCGACGACTTTTATGATGATGGTCCACTCTACGAGTCTGACAGTGACATTGACAGTGACGATGATACGAACGCTCCCACCTTATAATTAGAAGGTAGCTTGATGAAATTCGGTAACCGCGCTCTCCCTCCAGTTTAGATGAATTAGGTTGAGTTATTTGTGTAGAAAAAGAGGTGTTTATATGTAGATGAAATTTGATACTAGTTGTGTCTTCAGGTTGTCTGATCAACATGGCAAACTTCAATCTATTCTTCTTGTAAATgtctttttttcttgaagatattGTAGCCAACAGAAATCATTTGTCTTTTGACCTGTTATGTATATTGCAGCTAATGCACTGCcccttttttaatatatatatatatatatgtatagatagatagatagatatagatagatatttttttataacgGTAGTGTCCAGACCAAATACGATTTTTTTAGGTGCTTTAATCGCTATAGGCAGGAGTTAGTATGGAAAAATTCTCTGTAAGGTTTGAAATGGTGAATTGAGGTAGAAAACCATCTCATCCTTGTGAGCAAGATGATAGGTTTTTGTTGTTCCCGCTAAGCGAAGATCATTAACCGCTGAGTCACATTCTTAGGTGCAAGGCACTTCATTATAGCTATGAACTCTTACTTTTTAACAACTCTGTTagcttttacttgtcatttttgacatatcaagaaaagataatttttttttttctattttacccttagcattaattatttttttctttaaattaatttcaagacacagtgtaaatatcatttaataggggtattatgataaaatgatcatattattaattatttttcttaataagtgtGTCTTCTCAATTTGTGAGGAGTAAAACcgaacggagggagtagtatagTTACTTCATAGATTCCGGCTCCAAAGCATGAGAATTGTCTGTCTTGGAAAAGTTATTGCCAAATAtcacaaatttcaaaagttttGTTTCAGAAATTTCGTGTTCAATTAAATACCGACATGTAAATTGAGACGAATGGCATAGTATGGGGTAATTGGAAACCTTGAAAATAAGGTACAAGATCTACTAGTTTTGTCTAAGGCAAGTTTGTACCAACAAAATATGATACTAGAAATTATGTAGCGTAAGATTGTTACTAGAAATTTGGACATTCCTCCTTGGATTTTACTATGTTCTGAAAAAACATGCTGTAACAATTTCTATtgccaaaattttaaaaagaaaaaaaaaaggaattgtACTGTATTCCATTTAACCATACAAACAATTTATATACGTGTAAAAGGTAAGAGATGAAAAAGGAAGGGAATAGGAATCTTGCTTATACAAATGCAATGAGACGAGAAAAATGGAAATACTAAAAAGTCTAGTTCAAAATTATTGAAGTGTAAAAGATTGTTAATAAGTTTAGTTCAAAATTGATAGGTCCCAAAAGAATTTCTTTTAagtgtaaaaaaattatagttaaaaCAACAATTTAAAGCGGGAAATTTTAAgtgtaaaatatgataaaatagtcaaaacttccttctaattagttttttttttaatgaaagtgTGAAAGAGAAATACGACATATAATTTGAGACGGAAAGTTTATTATCATGTTATAGCGAATTGTCAGAATAACTTTGTAATTACTACACTAATTAGTACTCCCTCCATGCCTAAATACAAGTCACATTTTTGGGTTGCACGCTCTAAGAAAAACATTAACAAgagcataatttgattaaattacCCTCAATTATTACTCATCTATATTTAATACTTCTTTCTTTTGAATCATATTAATATCTCTCCATATTTATGACTAAGGAAAAAAGTCTTAACAAACAATTACTTATGacttgattttctaaaatgatAAGTGTCATGCAAGTATCTATTTTTAGTAAGCATGACAAGTATTTAAAAACTGAGGAAATAGTAATTACGTTTAAGAATTTGGCTGTTCTTAATCTAGAACTGTCCCCCATAATTATCTCTTTCCTAAAGTATGCTAAGTAAAGTTAggtttaatttattgattaattaGTCACAAGTCACAACCCCTTAATTGACTTCTATTATTAATTGGCTGTTCTTAATCAAGAACTGTCCCCCTTAATTAGTCACATATCTGTTCAACACTCAAATTCTTCAATAATTATCTGAATTTGGTCATGCACATCTTTTATATGGGGGACATTATGAATGGTGGTTATCTTTCAAaatctttttaattaataaaaacttAGTAGTAATATTTTTGGTCAATCAATTAttaataaattcttattttgattatatttaaccatctattcattaaaaatatatacTTACGTTCTTTTTACGTAAAAAATATGTTATCTTtagactaattttaaaaatatgttatttttaattaactaaaGTAACCATATAAAGTTAACATAATACATGCATGCACGGGCAAACACACGACGGAAGGGTTTATAATATATAATTCAGCAAATTTATGATTATTCACCAGCAAATTAAATGAATCAAAGTGCacatttcaaaaaattaaaattaaatgtgCTTAtttagtcatatatatatatatgtatatatatatcacaaggACTAAATTGAGTTTATCAACTAATCAGGCACTAAATTAAAGTGCTATTAACTCTTTTAGTTATTTGAAAGTAACCTATGGAAACAATTAAAGCTATATAATATAGTTGAACTCCAATCATAGAATTAAGGTCAATGTACCATAATGTGTTGGGGTAGAGAGGGGACAAAACAGTTCATATACATACATTTTTGCCCcttgagaaaatattttaaaaaataaatcaagattatGAAGATAAGAATCTCAAatattcctaaaaaaaaaatcttataattAATCACACGAGGGAAGTATCAGAAGAAATTTCTTgacaatttaaaaataattgagaCTAGAATAAAATAGCCTAATCTTGTTGGAACTTTGTACTTAGATAGTTGGATATGCTCTTTGAACTTGTAGTTCCAAATGATTTATAATGATAACAAGGTGATGTGTTACATATTTATATTATCATTATAGCACATATCCTATGGAGTTgtatctaattatttatttagcATCATATGTTTGAACCAAATTCAAACACCCCCACCCCCCTccaaaaaaaagagacaaaaacaCCTcaccaaaatagaaaaagaggaaGATCAAATAGAATATTTCTGGTTGAGAGATGTTAGCTAACATGAAAATTAGTGCATGGTTGGTTGTTGcacattttattttaataaaaattctggTCTTCTTTTGATGCTTCGGAGAGGCTTAAGGATTTATAATAATAGTATTAGAAATTCTCTAACAATTTAACATATTATGAGGAGTTATTatgaattaataaattttatatttgctGTCAGCCTATTATAATT
Proteins encoded:
- the LOC107850648 gene encoding LOW QUALITY PROTEIN: pentatricopeptide repeat-containing protein At5g04810, chloroplastic (The sequence of the model RefSeq protein was modified relative to this genomic sequence to represent the inferred CDS: deleted 4 bases in 3 codons), yielding MNSQHTHGRVLMMIMDNIILSLSSTSHYSPSPPPFTTSILPFKHHPSTPTPTTTLSLKSSSNSPEKPTSSAHLRRPATANKNTHNTPSPQQNLEFTKNPLKLLLNSPPPTSPPTQPTITNKLWLSNKLTPTPPPPPPPPLEDIQVQESSEFREKGKIFIGNLPLWVKKNELTEFFRQFGPIKNVILIKGHHETEMNKGFGFVIYGGSTAEKAAMKAVEFDGIEFHGRVLTVKLDDGRRMKAKTAERRRWVEGEDDVEYRSKWHEEREGSRNEFRKVLDTQPENWQAVVQAFERIKKPSRKEFGLMVNYYGRRGDMHRARETFEKMRARGIEPTVHVYTNLIHAYAVARDMEEALSCVRRMKDEGIEMSLVTHSIIVDGFAKLGNIEAAERWFKEAKERHPTLNEIIYGSIIYANCQTFNMDRAEELVREMEEEGIDAPIDIYHIMMDGYTSIGNEDKCLIVFDRLKECGFTPSVVSYGCLMNLYIKVGKVSKAFEVSEMMKLAGIKHNMKTYSMLINGFINLEDWANAFAIFEDVIRDGLKPDVVLYNNIIRAFCGMGNMDRAVSIVEEMKRERHRPTSRTFMPIIHAFAKAGEIRKALDVFDMMRRSGCIPTVQTYNALILGLVEKCKMEKAVEVLDEMLLAGIRPNERTYTTIMDGYASVGDTGKAFEYFSRIKDEGLVLDIYTYEALLKACCKSGRMQSALAVTKEMSAKNIPRNTYVYNILIDGWARRGDVWEAADLMQQMRQEGVQPDIHTYTSFVNACCKAGDMQKATNTIAEMKRVGVKPMLKPTPLSYTVGHASLPEKALKCFEEMKQSGLKPDKAVYHCLMTSLLSRATVAESYIIAGIHRVCEEMVESGLTVDMGTAVHWSRCLRKIERTGGDLTEALQKTFPPDWNSHRNLNAASNDTGNNEGLSDTFMMMVHSTSLTVTLTVTMIRTLPPYN